The following coding sequences are from one Pseudonocardia sp. HH130630-07 window:
- a CDS encoding phthiocerol/phthiodiolone dimycocerosyl transferase family protein has product MDPRPLSPLERWYDVADRISPLNVVGRLTVHGPVTVPALRDGLDAVQRTHPLTRVAVGGDGPRPRFVPARAPVPLRVLTGDREPGVVEDELARRIDSRTGPLLRAAVVLAEDGSGADLVLTAAHSIADGTTVLSLLQEWVERAAGTTAPARPGVRPTEELFPAPARGRPGAAAARAKAGRDHADLARHRPARVEADRIVPHASRRTGLVRREIAGPALSALVIACRAAGVSVHGLLGGTLARVVARESPGAGCMVLGSPVDFRADLEPPVDRHEVGSFVATLPTVVDTTGDPWDAAAAIGDDLAARRARGEHFSMITELGRAAPATPDAAGPFLDRLDREGPINLCLTNLGVCAVPDRIGPWDVSGARFAAGISVVGLLVAAVTTHRGVLSIDLTHVEDAVPAARAARIADGWLDELTGLVAARRPIAAPAGVAR; this is encoded by the coding sequence GTACGACGTCGCCGACCGGATCAGCCCGCTGAACGTGGTCGGCCGGCTGACCGTGCACGGCCCGGTCACGGTCCCCGCGCTGCGGGACGGCCTCGACGCGGTGCAGCGCACCCATCCGCTGACCCGGGTCGCCGTCGGCGGCGACGGGCCGCGGCCGCGCTTCGTCCCGGCCCGTGCGCCGGTCCCGTTGCGGGTGCTGACCGGGGACCGGGAACCGGGCGTCGTCGAGGACGAGCTGGCCCGGCGGATCGACAGCCGGACCGGGCCGCTGCTGAGGGCCGCGGTCGTGCTCGCCGAGGACGGCTCCGGCGCGGACCTCGTGCTCACCGCCGCGCACAGCATCGCGGACGGGACGACGGTGCTGTCCCTGTTGCAGGAGTGGGTGGAGCGGGCCGCCGGGACGACGGCGCCGGCGCGGCCGGGCGTCCGCCCGACCGAGGAGCTGTTCCCGGCGCCGGCGCGGGGCCGTCCGGGCGCCGCGGCCGCCCGGGCGAAGGCCGGGCGGGACCACGCGGACCTGGCCCGGCACCGGCCGGCGCGGGTCGAGGCGGACCGGATCGTGCCGCACGCGTCGCGGCGCACCGGGCTGGTCCGCCGCGAGATCGCCGGCCCGGCGCTCTCCGCTCTGGTCATCGCCTGCCGCGCGGCGGGGGTGAGCGTGCACGGCCTGCTCGGGGGCACGCTCGCCCGGGTCGTGGCCCGGGAGTCCCCCGGCGCCGGGTGCATGGTGCTCGGCTCCCCGGTGGACTTCCGGGCCGACCTGGAGCCCCCGGTGGACCGGCACGAGGTGGGCAGCTTCGTCGCGACGCTGCCGACGGTCGTCGACACCACGGGTGACCCGTGGGACGCGGCCGCCGCGATCGGCGACGACCTGGCAGCACGGCGCGCCCGCGGCGAGCACTTCTCGATGATCACCGAGCTGGGCCGGGCCGCGCCGGCGACCCCGGACGCGGCCGGGCCGTTCCTCGACCGTCTGGACCGGGAGGGCCCGATCAACCTCTGCCTCACCAACCTCGGCGTGTGCGCCGTCCCGGACCGGATCGGCCCCTGGGACGTGAGCGGCGCCCGGTTCGCGGCCGGGATCTCGGTCGTCGGGCTGCTGGTGGCCGCCGTCACCACCCACCGCGGCGTGCTGTCGATCGATCTCACGCACGTCGAGGACGCGGTCCCGGCCGCCCGCGCGGCCAGGATCGCCGACGGATGGCTCGACGAGCTGACCGGTCTGGTCGCCGCGCGGCGCCCGATCGCCGCACCGGCCGGGGTGGCCCGGTGA
- a CDS encoding SDR family oxidoreductase, which yields MSARGTVLVTGASSGLGRHCALTLARSGFTVLAGVRRGTDGERIAADARPGAVHPLRFDVTDEDAVRAAAAEAERLGGIRGLVNNAGICVSAPLECLPPDELRRQLEINVVGQVSVTQAFLPQLRRHRGRIVNVTSGLGSLAVPYMGAYAMAQFAKEAMSDALRRELAPLGVRVSVVQPGAILTPIWDKVSDTADEVLARSPDVADTYRDVFTRFLRGNAEGARTSRTTPDDVARAVLRALTAARPRTRYPVGRDARSAVRLARLLPDGLLDRRFVPLTHT from the coding sequence GTGAGCGCCCGCGGAACGGTCCTGGTGACCGGCGCGTCGTCCGGCCTGGGCCGGCACTGCGCGCTCACGCTGGCCCGATCCGGGTTCACGGTGCTGGCCGGCGTGCGCCGCGGCACCGACGGCGAGCGGATCGCCGCCGACGCCCGCCCCGGCGCCGTGCACCCGCTGCGGTTCGACGTCACCGACGAGGACGCGGTGCGCGCCGCCGCGGCCGAGGCGGAGCGGCTCGGCGGGATCCGGGGCCTGGTGAACAACGCCGGGATCTGCGTCTCCGCGCCACTGGAGTGCCTGCCGCCGGATGAGCTGCGCCGCCAGCTGGAGATCAACGTCGTCGGTCAGGTCTCGGTCACCCAGGCGTTCCTGCCCCAGCTGCGCAGGCATCGGGGACGGATCGTGAACGTGACGTCCGGCCTCGGCAGCCTGGCCGTGCCGTACATGGGTGCCTACGCGATGGCGCAGTTCGCCAAGGAAGCCATGAGCGACGCGTTGCGCCGCGAGCTGGCACCCCTGGGCGTGCGTGTCTCGGTCGTGCAGCCCGGTGCGATCCTGACCCCGATCTGGGACAAGGTCTCGGACACCGCCGACGAGGTGCTCGCTCGCTCACCGGACGTCGCGGACACCTACCGGGACGTGTTCACGCGGTTCCTGCGCGGCAACGCCGAGGGCGCCCGCACCAGCAGAACCACACCGGACGACGTCGCGCGCGCGGTGCTCCGGGCGCTGACCGCGGCCCGCCCGCGGACCCGCTACCCGGTCGGCCGGGACGCCCGCTCCGCGGTGCGCCTGGCCCGGCTGCTGCCGGACGGCCTGCTCGACCGCCGGTTCGTCCCGCTCACCCACACCTGA